aggccattttgtttatgCTATTTTAATCTGCTCTTTTTTGGACTTCAGTTTATCACTATATCATGGGTCACAATGGGTCTAAGACCTGGAATGCCATCAGAGGACATTACCACCTCTTGTAAAACCGAAGCACATCGTCACAGCTCAACTCTCTCCTCCAAAGACCAACAGATTCCACTAAATATGGTGGTCAGGCTTCCTGGTCATGGCTCAGTTGAAAGGCCAAGGCAACCATTGCGTGACATCTATCGAGATCACGCAATGAGAGGTTAGTCAATAATTTTAGGATCAGACCCGAAAACTATGATGTGGTTGGTAATTGTTGGCTGCCAGTTTCACATATCCTTGTACTCAGTATTCCAGACTGAGAGCCAGACCAACTGAGCCTGAGGGACATCTGCACTTTGATTACATCTGAAGGGACTTGTCTCAGTACGCTGGACCAGGATTAGAGGCGCTGCTCCTGCTGTCCTGGATCCaggatgtggtggtggtgtggtgggggGCTGGGGAGGGGATTCAGAAACTACACAGTGCTCTTCATTGTGTCTAGGATGTGTCAGAAGGCCTACCCAGGGAGTCATCAGCCAAGACTCATGGTGATGGAGAcaggcagggacatcttaagggttTGGTGGGCCCAGAACAACTTTGAATATATGATCCAGCGTCAcctctttcatgtgttctttggccaggtcactgacagtccaCAGGTAGACTATTCCACATGCTAAATATGTTTATATCGAATACTCAGCGATAGTGAAATGCTTTCAAGATTTAACACagaagcagctcactaatattactgcaaatagtgtctgtgaccccctcccattcTCTTATGTGCCGACCTGCTTTGGTCTAAAAGAGGGGTTGCATGAAACAtatacacaatgggccagatctacaagaaagtgtgcAGTCCCTGCCCCGCCTAACGACACCGCGGTTGGCTCGTTTCCACAACAgcgttattgtggcgctttgctggattactattactgctactactgctacctatactactactactgctgctactactactgctagTACTATTGCTATTTCTACCTCTTCCACTATTTCTACTACCACTACTCTTGGTATTACTGTTACTACTACTACCTCAACTATCACTACTACTATTGCTACTATTACTACCTCTACTACTAATACTATGACCtttactactactgctatttctaccTCTACTACTTGTAATACCACTACTATAACTATTACTGCTACTGCTTCTACTACTACTATtaccaccattgctattactacCACTATTACTACTGCAGCTAATACTACTGCAACTATTACTAATACCTCTACTGCTACCACTCCTATTAATGCCACTATTACTACTGGTGctactactgctgctactactgctactactactatttGTATTACTGCTGCTACTACTAGTTCTACTACTACTGCTAGTACTACTACTATTTCTACTGCTACAACTATTCATACTACCACTACTCTTGGTATTACTGATACTATTACTACctctactactactaatactactatgacctttactactactactactactacctcaACTATTACTTATAATACCAGTACTGTAATGATTactgctactgctactactactattactgccACTGCTACCACTACTGGtaatactactactattactactgctGCTATGACTAATGCTACTATTACTACTACCTTCACTACTATCGctcctactactgctactactattaCTGCTATTATTGCTACAGCTCCTACTACTGCTCCTACTACCTCTACTACTATTTGTATTACTGCTGCTCCTACTGATGCTGCTACTACCGCTACTAATACTACGACTCCTGCCTCTACTACCACTACTAATACTATTGATTCTACTACTTCTACCTCTACTATTtccactactactattactactaatgctgcagctgctactactgctactgctaatactactgctactactatctttactactactactactattgccACTACTACTGCTAGTACTACTGCTATTTGTTCCCCTACCACTACTTCTACTACCACTACTGTTACTGCAACTATTACTCCTACTACCTCTACTACAGCTACTATTACTACTGCTGCTAATACTGCTACTACTACTCCTAcctctactactactgctactactgctaTTACAACTACTGCTACAGGAGAGAACTAAAGAGTGGAtccgagggtcctatttttatacctgttgCCAATGCCTgcacacctgccctggccccagtctGTCTGCAATCATAAcaggctagagtgagggtctttaaattgcaaatgtaacaggtgacagctctgcccctccgATCAAgtcaagatggcccatcctgccaacacccaaagTCTCTATTGTATAGCagtttgggaggaatacacaaaggccatctgCCAACTACAACTAGTCACGTGACtcagaaaacaggctgcaggcaccaatgggttagttcatgcaaaaaacaaatgtctaaaagtggcattttcataactgTCACTCAAAATCTGAGTTCATTATTAAAAGGCATTTTAAATTATAAAtgttcagacaccaaacatgagaatACCTGCTCTCAAACGAACTTTAACACGTATTAAATGTAACATGGTGACCCAATGCTATCCCATGGGAGAGgaagcccttgcaatagtgaaaaacaaagttgagagtttttcactaccaggagaagtaAAACTTTAgaatatatgtccaactttttaaaatacaatacaacctgccctatgggttgttgagggcctaccctagagatgacttacatgtattaaaaaggaaggcttaggcctggctaagggtttattttgccaggtctaaatggcccTTTAAAACTACACAGAcgagctgcaatgacaggccttggACATGTCTTAaagagctactcaagtgggtggcacaatgcgtGTTGCAggactactagtagcatttcatttgcaggccctgagtacctgtagtaccactttacaagggacttataagtaaattaaatgtgccaattgggtgttagccaattttacaatttgtaaaggagagagtgcaagcactttagccctAGCTAGACGTGTGTTAAAGCCACCAAACATTGAAGTTAGCACAACAGGAGGGTTAAAGGCAAAAGGgtatgggatgaccctgcagagagggtcaaatCCAACAGGAATTGTAGGGCTTCACTTAG
The nucleotide sequence above comes from Pleurodeles waltl isolate 20211129_DDA unplaced genomic scaffold, aPleWal1.hap1.20221129 scaffold_65, whole genome shotgun sequence. Encoded proteins:
- the LOC138278824 gene encoding sericin-2-like translates to MSKQTKNCDLFIKIPKHSLRKVLIRGRSSSSSISSSSNSSCSRGSRSNSCSNSSGSRSSGRGTNSSSTSSSSGNSSSSSKDSSSSSISSSSSSSCSISSNSSSGNSRGRSSRINSISSGSRGRSRSISSGSSSISRSSSNTNSSRGSRSSSRSCSNNSSNSSSSSRSDSSEGSSNSSISHSSSSNSSSITSSGSSGSNSSSSSSSSNSISNTKSSGSMNSCSSRNSSSTSSSSRTSSSSSNTNSSSSSSSSSSSTSSNSGINRSGSSRDNSK